The sequence below is a genomic window from Plasmodium coatneyi strain Hackeri chromosome 13, complete sequence.
TTACGAGGGATAAACTTTTAGACTCTGTGgaattattcctttttttttttttttttttatttccatttttaggGACTTAAGCATTTTCTTGTCCTTGAAAAGATTTTTTCGAATATCAGACAAAATGGACATATACATTACGTACAGTTTTAACATTATGAGATTCTCCATAGACTTGAAGAAATTTGTAAGTTacacaaaagaggaagaagcaaaaattacGAAATGAGACCTAGTTGTGAAAGACACTTGCTCTTCACCCATTTTGGATAAAAATAGAACagaataaaatggaagagagcgacatgaaaagggaaacacaCCATTTTTTTAGGATAAACATTTCTAAATGTTAATATAtgagccttttttttttttattttttctataccTCTTTTCAGGGAATAGAAAACCTTTTGTTTGCCGATTACAAAGACTATAATTATGagattttaaagaaaaaaataaaagtaataagaaaaaaaaaaaaaagagcattcCCTATTTTAGATGTTCCGAATGCTTTACTCCACGTTGCAACTTtgcataattttattatttttattttttttttatttctgttttttctttcagaTTAGAATTGCATCCATAGATTTTAGTATAGATTTTCTATTTTCCCATGAGGATGTTAACCGTTTGGTTCATAAAGTGGTAAGCGTTTAGGAGAATTCAAAGCAGAGACATAATGGCCCCCCGGTTTATCTAACCACATGCGGCTGGGCGCATTTGCACATATAGGAATGTGGAATACTTTGATGCTATTAACAAATATAATTTTGTtaccctcctttttttagcatGAGCTGTGCGCTGAAAAtaacttttccatttttatactAATCGGATCTTATTTAAATAATTACAGTAATACAGGAAATGTGGAAAAGGTTGAAATGGGTACAGAGTGAAGATAAAACgatcatttatatatattcttttttgtgtgtgtggctcttttttttagaacTATTTAAAGACATGGGAATCTTCTTTTACAGCAATGACGTGAACAAGGATGGTAATCcatgaggaggaaattatCTTTTGTCATTTGTCTGTATGTTAGTTCATAATGACAGCTCTCACAAATTcgtatttccttttttcctcttttaagATTTAATTAAGGCCTTGTTTTTGAACAAAGACATAAAACTTTCCAAGAAaggatgtaaaaatataccCTGGGGAAATGATTCCAAAATATTTGAAACCTTCCAAGTTGTAATaagaccttttttttttcttcgctgaACTTCTATTGGATTGATATGTGCCCTCGTAACCTTCACCACTATTTCGttttgcttatttattttattttttttttattcccccatTTGCAGAACAATGAGTGCTACTCCCGAAAAAGATTAGAGTATTTTTTATCcgagtattttttttcacatggtTAAAtatttgcttatttttttgtgtatgtttTATGAATACCTACATTTAGtgttgcacaatttttaattattatacctttggctttttttctgcatataGCGAAAGCCGCAAAAGCTGAcagaaaaaatgcgaaaaataagagagaatataaaaaaaaagtttattaatttttgtgaaagcgcgaaagatttttttttttttttttttttaaacaattttttacgtttctCCTTAAATATGACAAGGGtaaatttcccctttaaaGTAGCAATATTCAAAATTtacgaaaggggaaaaagacaGTCATCGCTACGTCTTCCAGGAAAAATGCgtaaaaattagaaaatataGGCTTAAATAATTGTATGAGCATAGGCAAAGagagaaacaaaaattttaaccatTTGTACGCCTGTACGCGCGTACACGTGCACATGTCTAAGTAGGCCTATATTAATATTCCTGTAGCAGGGAAGGGACAGATGCACGGTCCCAGGTACGCTGCTATTGCAAAGTCAAAAATAATCTTTAAGAAGGTAAATAATTTCTGTAAAGAGAAatccttcccccctcccccatgTTATAACACATGGATAAAGCTAGCTCAAATGTGAACATCCCTAATGACATTCCAGAGAAAAAGGATAAGCAGGAAGTTCCTGCTTCGgaatgcacacaaaatgaaattttagaaaaatacgatattttttcaaatgtgtACACGTCAAGCGATAACCTTAGTTTTGTAGATAGCGAGGAAGACACCTCATCTAAAAATTTAGGTCTCttggaattttttctcctcaatTCCGCTATGATGAAAAAACTTCTATTCGTTAAATcaacgttttttcctttagaTGCCCATTTGGCATGACAAATTTTGCCCCCGCATTTTGATTTTCACATCTACGTGCAGATGActtgaaaaacaaaaatattttgagcCTAACTGTGCACaacataataaatatatacccCAACAATGAGAGGAACAGGGAGTTTAAAAAGTACAAGGTTGTCGAACATTTTTAaacgccccttttttttgcgcagtCGTAGGGGGATAtgcaagtatatatataaatatatatatatatgtgtagtgGCACCTGTGTGGGGTGGGCGATTGAACAACTGTGAAATCCTTCTTTCGCTCTCACctgcagcaaaaaaaaattgaggaaaaaaggaagaaggagtacGATGAAGAAAGGGAGATAAtcgaacagaagaaaaaaatatatgaagagaaaagacagaaaaaactgcacatatataacgtagcgaaaaagaaaaagaaactaatagaaaaggaaaaatataataaggaaaatatagagtataattatttaatgATCTCAAatcattttaaacatttaatggaaaatgggaaacacAGTGACatttacttttcctttcacgATATGTATATTTCCCCCATGAGGTTGTACTATTTTGCGAGTGCAAGTGTGGATCAAATTTACTACTTAGGTAAATACGCAATggggggaacaaaaaggggagagtCCCTTCAAAAATTGGTGTAatcggtatatatatgtttgtttgtaggtatatgtgtatgcacgtGTGTTTGCCGTGTACTACCTAAAACTGgcctccccccttccttttgtcGGCACGTCTTATGTGCACCTCAGATTTATCACGAAAGTGGCTTCCAGACAACTATGTCTCCATCATCCTTGAATTGTGCTCACGCAAAAGggttaaaattttgaatttgTCCTTCAACAAAATAACCTTCAAGGGGTTAGGACATATCTCAAAGTTTTTATTGGTAATCTGGGAGagccaaaaagggaaaaaaaaaaatatatatagatatatatatataataaaacaattCACCACGCATAGTTTATAATGATGCACTGCGAGGGAGGTAAATACAGACGACTCCGAAAGGAAAGCCCAGACCAGTAACTTATCATCCCTTCAAATTACTAATTTGTAGGAAAACAAAGTGCTGTTTTGTCTTAACCTGGAAAATAACGACTTAACAAACAAAGGTCAAAATGCTGATGAGCTCAATAAATTTTTCGAGtctataaaaaataataaaggaataaaaatattgaatTTGGCTAACACAAATATGAACAAGGTAGCCCTTCTGCGTCTCCCAAAGAGGATGATGAAATTTTCTGCCCAACGTTGCGTTATTTTGTACGAATATATGTTGGCACAATTTTTGTTAACGTTTCAGAGCAATGGGGAGAGTTTGTGCAAAATGCTAGAGGCGAACAATTCCATAATCGAAATGAACTTTGAGAACAGCAATTTTAGTAAGTCATAGAATTGTTGACTGTCTGCCTGGGAAAGGCGTGGACGTAGAAGAGCTTGCTTATTGTTGAGTTTTGTTTGTCCCATTTTGCTCCGTTTCGCTCCATTTGGTGTATTTTCTCCTCTCAGCGCGGGATCAAAATTGCCAAATAATTAACTGCCTAATACGGAATAAAAACATATGGCTAAAACAAGCCGagatggaaaaagaagaaaatgataaaatggaaaaggaggaaagctACATGAACGCGTACCTCATGTCCGTCGAATCGTCCATGTAATAATTGaaataaagggaaattaaaaaggcaGAGAAGTAGtgcatctttttttgtccacaCATATGGACATGCCTGCAGAGCATATCATTGTTACTACTTAAAACGCTTCCATTAAATTCGTTTGACATTAACAgaattgttcatttgttaCTCCTTATCTGCACCTTTGTCCATTTTACGACCCGTTTTGCCATTTCACCCTTTCAGAATTGAAATTGAAAATAGGGAAAACCGAAGGAACTTGaataaaatggtaaaaaaaaggggaaacagttgaaaggaaaaaccaCGGGATAAGTCGCCTCATGcatgttttgtttttacatacccctttattttcacacacatatttgcctaattcaaaaaaaatacagataTACGTTAACATGTggagagaagaaataaagcaaaaggagttgaaggaagaagcaattCTTGAAACGCTGGAGAAGGTACTGCTGTTCATTTATCCGGCTATTTTTTAGCCAAATAGGATACGTGGCGCTAAGGcatttgtatgtacatgtatatgcacatatgtgtgcggCACTACCAACTggttttcctcttttgcaCATAGGAACATGAGAATAGGATGAAAAATgccaggaagaaaaaaaggaaaaagaagaagaaatgaaagtTTATTGaggacccttcctttcatgtaccactttttttattaagaGTGATATGAATGTAGTTGTACATACGAGAAACTTCTCTAAATGTGGATACCTTAAAATGgtgattttccttttttttttttttttttttttgtcttctttCTTAAACAGTTCATGTTGTTTCAATGCAGATTAAACAGAATTTCCCACCGGAACCCCGCTAACTCGTTAGTAGAATAAATGGAGCGCAAAAATGTTCGTATAAATTATGAGCAGTTTTATCTTTCTAAACATATCCGGCTTTAAATAAACTTTTACGTTTAATCACGGACTGTCAATTTTTGTGCGTGCCCAGAAGGTACCCTTCTTTGGAGCacttaattatttttataataaggTTGTCTCGCAACAACGCTTtagttatattttaaaaaaaaaaggggggacgaATTCACGAATGCctatattaatttattatatcaattttcaaatttttatgaaaattgaataaacatatatataggcaaatgtacacatacgcATACGTAAGTGCGTATATGTGTGAAGTTGCATACGTGTGTGGAGGCACATCCATATGCACAGATTGGTATATGCGCAAAGATTCACACATGTGCAAAAGGACTCACACCCATGCAATACATGCGTTCATATAGTGTACATTCACAAATGGAATCGTCGAATATAtgatcttccttttttttttaaaataaattcatgcAAAATACATATGCTACTTAAAATCTCATGCATATGACtctaatataaatatgtgacAAGAGAAAACTGAAACaatggaaaagcaaaaaggaaagacgCACGAAGGAGGGCGAGAAATGAAAGCCTTTATGaacacaaaaatattttgtgtgttcagacaattaattacacataatataatgaattaAACTATTAACGATGACAATgtctacatatgtacactcaCATATTGCATGAAacgtgcatacacatatgtttcAATGTTatgttaaaatataatatgtattcatataatatatgtaatttttttttttttttttatgtcattttAACAGCAAAAGGTATACTCTTGAAAAAACCAAAAGCATAATATTACACATACCCAATTTTAATATTGCCATTACAACATGGTTTTATTCAAATTGTCTTAGGCAATATAGGTATTGACAATACTTGCTgctaaggaacaaaaaataatttgtagAAAATATAACTCACGCATATGACGGCTGTGCGTTATATTTggactaaaaaaaagtatatacataaaatatataacaaaataaaatatatattatactaaCACATacaaactgaaaaaaatatagccCTCCTGAGTTTGAAATATTCGCATGAAGAAATATCCATGcaatatttttgttattaCAATTGGGTGATATTTTTTGGTGTctttattatatttgtttatttttttttttttggaataagaaaaataagaattgGTATCCACTTTTAAGATAACATTTCCGACGAATATATCTGCGCACAAAACACGACTTCAATCGTAATCCTTAATAATGTTGTTTGAAATTAAATACTCCTTTTGGTCATCATACATTTTAAGCCTCTGTTCTGCgtatagaaaaaaatcaaattcGTTGTAACTTTTGGTTTGATAGCCTCTAATTATGGACCAAAATCCCCACAACAAATGAGCACCCAAAGCTTGAACCTCCACAGCCTCTAATATTTGATCAATTAATTGGGGGGTTGGTACGACAAGAGATTTGTCCAGATAATTTGATAAATATGCTGTGATAAacaattttctattttcataggaaatgtattttttcttgtcaatttcaaaaaagggataGGAGCTTACAGAATAATCTATGGATGTTTCGATGAAAAAGTTGGCTATATCTGTTGCGAGAAAATTAAAGCCAGAATATTCAAAATCAATTAGGCGTAAACACTTATTGGTGTTAATAATGTTGTTTTCTTGTAGGTCATTATGGCAGAAGACGATAGTATTGGCTAAATTGTCTGACTTGGAGTACACTTGcataaatttaataaacTTATCAGATTCTTTGATATACTTATGAATATCACACTTGTacttttctatatttttatatttgtagagctgatttttccatttttccatcattttaAAGATACACGGTGTTCTATCCCAGTGTTCAGGTAAATGGCGTTTCCTACTGAGGGTATGAAATTTACCCAAGACATTTGCAACACCAATTAATATGGCTGGGTTTTTTAAATCATCAATTCGGAGGGGATCTCCATAAAGCCATTCCTCTATGCGCCCCCCATTAAATGTGTTTAGCAACTGGGGAGctattttatatttgctCATAGTTTTGTAGACTTCAAATTCGGAGATTGTATTATACAACTCGTCAACGTGTTTTCCATAGATCCTAAATAGAACACGTGTCCGTATAGAGTGATAATTGTTtgctgtttcttcttttagaCCCACCTCAAACAACTGGTTGGTTAGTCCACTTAGTATCTGCTTAACCCTTAAATTATCTTCGGTAAAATGGTGCCACTCTGGTACTTTTTCTAGGCATatctttttaatatataacGGATCCGTTAGGTCTGAAAATTCTTGGGCACACAACGGtatgtcgttttttttattaatttcatGTAAAGGAAATGGATTTTTGGATATTTCTATTTCCTGATTTAGCTGAATAGTgctatacatttttaagtcTTCAGGACAACAGACGGTTCCATTGGGGGCCCCTTTGAAATTTCCATTGTTCGCGCTTTCAGCATTtgataaattatttttatcattcTTAATATTATCATATGTCCTGCTGATACTTTCCATTCTCGCTTGTTGGCTGTAATGCGTTATTCTTtgtattttgtttctttttcttctcaagTGTATTGAAATGTGAAGGGAGTGCAAGAAGCGTGCATATATGGATTTCATATAAAACATGCGCGTAAAGCGTGTAAATAAGGGGTCCAAGTGAAGGGTGGGTGCACAGCATAGACGTATATTAGTAGCTACCACGCGTTGTTGTAATGAGTGGCTATAACGAATGATTACAACGAGTAGCTATATTGCGTTGTTTAGTCGTGTTGCTTAATCACGTGTTGTTATATCGTTTTATCATAACGCGTGCAAACGGCTACGCTATTTTTGAACGACGTTTTACAGATGTTGTGTTTTCAAAAATCCCAGAACGGACTTATGGAATTTTTAAGTGCACAAGCACACGTGTAAGCACATGtaaacgaataaaaaaacagtGCGCTATGCATACACAATTGTTTATGTAAGCAgattttataaattcacaAATGTTTTTCAATCAACCCCCCAACGATATATagacttttattttttcgttaaaTTCTTTTAAATTCTATTTAACgtaaaaagttaaaaaactAAGGTGaaatacacatgtgtgtgaaaTCTACAAAATGCAGCATTGGGAAATAGATTTAATTCAAAATACAATCCCCCAAATGTCAAAgaaaaaggattttttttttttttgggggggcacTGACCATGCGAGGTGCAAGAATAATGCCCGAATGTTgcaattttataaattgtCAACGGGTgaaagtatatttttttgttcgtgCTATTTTATTGCCCTAGGGTTTTATAGTTTAGTCGTTTTATGGTTCAGTCGTTTTATGGTTTTATCGTTTTATGGTTTAATCGTTTTATGGTTTTGTCCTTTTACAGCCTTGACGCTTTGCATCTTTGACGTTTTATAGTTTAACTGCTTTGTTGATTGATCGCTTTACTACTTTGTCCGTTCACTACTTTGTTGATTTGCTGCCTTATcgctttcttatttttcacttttaaaaaatgtcagTTGCGCGCTGTGTATATCTTTGAGTAACCGTTCAGAAAAACTTCCCTTTGTGATatgttttactttttatcTTTTGTAAAACAAGTTTtcaaatgtggaaaataGCACCTTGCcataaaacaaaagaa
It includes:
- a CDS encoding Exopolyphosphatase encodes the protein MIRNNELNCNHFDLFSYEDPELCEEEDLFESNRAPWFYHLTHLLELRKDDFKNIKSIVENEKKRGIEYNHILDIIDYQTYSDIMRKINSNMKNALSVYLFSCKYFLSKYSENTESNGHVRFVFVFGNITADLDSVCSSIIYSFFLHIWYSLKSKIAKEKNSDVLKFFIPVINIKRSDMKLKILINWWLEKCEINNPEEILVFNDDKNLLEVLKNDNKYDICFVDFNDFEPNNIYNINNVKSIIDHHMLKEEAKNKRITKSVYPIYVCSCMVIIAYLYKHSSEFLGIPFINKNMMWLIYGTLLRDSNNFAKGDFGKRWIQPDLSIFLSLKRFFRISDKMDIYITYSFNIMRFSIDLKKFGIENLLFADYKDYNYEILKKKIKIRIASIDFSIDFLFSHEDVNRLVHKVHELCAENNFSIFILIGSYLNNYKLFKDMGIFFYSNDVNKDDLIKALFLNKDIKLSKKGCKNIPWGNDSKIFETFQVNNECYSRKRLEYFLSEYFFSHASSNVNIPNDIPEKKDKQEVPASECTQNEILEKYDIFSNVYTSSDNLSFVDSEEDTSSKNLDDLKNKNILSLTVHNIINIYPNNERNREFKKYKQKKIEEKRKKEYDEEREIIEQKKKIYEEKRQKKLHIYNVAKKKKKLIEKEKYNKENIEYNYLMISNHFKHLMENGKHSDIYFSFHDMYISPMRLYYFASASVDQIYYLDLSRKWLPDNYVSIILELCSRKRVKILNLSFNKITFKGLGHISKFLLENKVLFCLNLENNDLTNKGQNADELNKFFESIKNNKGIKILNLANTNMNKVALLRLPKRMMKFSAQRCVILYEYMLAQFLLTFQSNGESLCKMLEANNSIIEMNFENSNFTRDQNCQIINCLIRNKNIWLKQAEMEKEENDKMEKEESYMNAYLMSVESSIIEIENRENRRNLNKMIYVNMWREEIKQKELKEEAILETLEKEHENRMKNARKKKRKKKKK
- a CDS encoding Choline kinase, translating into MESISRTYDNIKNDKNNLSNAESANNGNFKGAPNGTVCCPEDLKMYSTIQLNQEIEISKNPFPLHEINKKNDIPLCAQEFSDLTDPLYIKKICLEKVPEWHHFTEDNLRVKQILSGLTNQLFEVGLKEETANNYHSIRTRVLFRIYGKHVDELYNTISEFEVYKTMSKYKIAPQLLNTFNGGRIEEWLYGDPLRIDDLKNPAILIGVANVLGKFHTLSRKRHLPEHWDRTPCIFKMMEKWKNQLYKYKNIEKYKCDIHKYIKESDKFIKFMQVYSKSDNLANTIVFCHNDLQENNIINTNKCLRLIDFEYSGFNFLATDIANFFIETSIDYSVSSYPFFEIDKKKYISYENRKLFITAYLSNYLDKSLVVPTPQLIDQILEAVEVQALGAHLLWGFWSIIRGYQTKSYNEFDFFLYAEQRLKMYDDQKEYLISNNIIKDYD